The sequence CGCCGGCAGTTGCAGTGCCTCGCTGCGTGACACTGGTGATATTCCCATTACCGTCGGTGGTGCACTGTCGGGCATAGCTGAACTGGTTACTGCTGTTGAGGGTTTCGAGGTGATACTTGAACCAGAAGGCTTCTCGTGGACCCGGCGTCGACGGGCAGGCGCCAAGCATGCCAAGTAGCAACAGCATGACACCACCAAAAACAAACCTGGACTGACTCTTGTCCATGCGACCTCCTCCGCTTTGCAGCGGCGAGTGGCGGGCTTGCCTTGAGTATAGTCGCTGAATCCGCTTGCAACATGTCCACCCCCCGCCCTGGTAGCAGCCCTAAACGTGGCTCCGGATCGCTGATTCTGCCGTTCAGATACTGAAGATGTCGGATACCGCAATGCTGAAGCCGGGCAGCAGATCTGCAGCGGCGAGCTCATCGCTGCCGCTGTGCGGTTGCGGCTGAAACAGGCTGCAATAGCTGAACACTGATTCCAGATCTGCATCGATCACCCACACAAGCGTACTCCCGGCAGCGAGATAGTCGGCTACCCTGGCGTGAATTTCAGCGCGGGTATTGCCTGGTGACAACACTTCAACTGCAAGATCGGGCGCGCCGGGAATGGCGCGACGCTCGTCGGCCAGCGCCTGGTAACGTTCCAGCGTGACAAACGCCACATCGGGTGCACGCACGGTATCCGGCGTTTCGTGCAGCACAAACCCGGTATCGCATGACAGTACTACGCCGGTACGGTGCCGCCGTGCCCAGGTATCGAGCAGTGTCGCGATGCGTGTGGCGATACGGCCATGCCGCGCCCCGGGAGGCGGTTCACTGACCAGCCAGCCGTTGACCAGCTCGTAACGTTGCTCGTCATCCGGCAGCCGGTACAGCTCGTCCAGCGTCATTGCCTGTGGTGCCGCTGCATTACTCATGCTGAAAAGCCTAACAGAAAGCCGTGCATGTAACCGTTTGCTGTTGTCGGCAAAAGAACCAGAAACAGGACAGGCCGCAAACCCGTATGGCTGCTGCCTACCGTGGTCTGCGGTAGTCGGGGTTGGGCCAGGTTTCCATGACGTCACGACCCTCGGATGCCTTAACGCAGCGGCATTTTTCGTGACGGAATTTGCGCACGCACCACTCGGTAGTACCGCGCGGGCATTTCAGCGCTTCCGGGTCGACGGTGACAATCGATTCCTCAATTACCTCCGTGTCGTCCGCGGTCTCCGCCGGTTCCGGAGGTTTGGTCGCACACCCGACAAGCAGATTCAAAGCCAATAAGCCGACGATCAAGATCGTGATGCTGCGCATATCCCGGGCCTCTTCGCAGTGCCAGATAACAGACAGTTTACTAGAGAATATGCGACTGTTCGGCAGTAGGCCGGCGCTGTCGGCGGTTGCGCTCAAGTTACTGGCTGACCGACAGTTTATCGTCATCAGCCAGCGCTACGGGGGTCGGCGCCCGGCCCGACTGCGTGCCGGGACGGTTTTCTTGTCTGCTCCGGATTCCCGGTAAACTGCGGACTCGTTTCATCCTCCGGGTAGCCCGCCATGCGCCAACTCTACGCCGTCCTTGCCCTGTTTTTTGTTATCACACCTGCCGTTGCCGATGATGCTGCAGCCGGACTACGCGCGGTCACCCATGAAGACGTGTGGTTGATGTGGCGGCCGGGCACGCCTGCGGTCAGCCCCGACGGCAGGTGGGCGGTGTTTTCGGTAACCGAGCCTTCGTATAACAAAGACGACGAAGTAAAAGACCTTTGGGTGGTACCGGTCGACGGCAGCCGGCAGGCGCGGCGGCTGACGGCGACGAAGTCATCGGAAAGCGACCTGGCGTGGAGCCCCGACAGCACAAAGATTGCCTTCAGCGCAAAACGCGATGACAACGACGATGCGGTAACGCAGGTGTATGTGCTTGACATGACCGGTCCCGGCGAGGCGATCCAGCTAACCGACTGGCCCACCGGTGCGAGAAAGCCGAAGTGGAGCCCTGACGGCAGGCGCATTGCGTTCGAGGTGCGGCTGTATCCCGGCATCCCGGCCGAGATTGAGGCAACAAGAGAAGAAAAAAAGCGCCGCGACGCTCAGGACAACAACGTATCGTCATACGAAAACTTCCCCATTCGCCGCTGGGACAAGTGGCGCGACAACCTGCACACGCAGCTTGCCGTGCAGGATGGTGAAACCGGCAGTAAAGTCAGCTTCCCGCTGGCCGGCAGCAAATTGATTGAGCAAACCGGTTACGCTGGCGTGCCAACGCGCAGCGGCGACACGCTGGCGGCCGAGTGGGCACCCGACGGCAGCGGGCTGGTGTTCTCGGCCACCACAAACCTGCATGAAGCGGCGTTCAGCAAGACTTTCTATCACCTGTACTACGCCGCCGCCGATGGCAGCGAGGTGCGGCCACTAACCGAGGGCACGCAGTGGGTCTGCCACTCGGCAAAGTTTGCCCCTGACGGTAAGTCGCTGGTGTGTCAATACGACCCGGTCACCGAATTTGTCTACGAAAACGACGAGCTGGCGCGGCTGCCGTGGCCGGTGCGTGGCGAGCCGCAGGTGCTGACGGATGCATTCGACCGCTCGGTGGGCGGCTGGACCTTCAGCAGCAACGGCCGCTCCTTATATATAATCGCACTGGACCACGCCCGCACGCGCCTGTTCACCGTGCCGGCGCGCGGCGGCACGGTGAAAGCGCTGCATCCTGACAGCAGTGGCGTTTACGCCGGCGTCGAAGCAGCCGGGCGCCATCTTGTTGCCCGCTGGGAAAGCTCTGCGGTACCTGCAGAAATCGTACGAGTCGATGCGCGAACCGGGCGCCACACGCCGCTGACGTCATTCAATACTGAGCGCGCCGCGAAGCTGGATCGCCAGCCTTACCGCGAGTTCTGGTTTGAAAGCTCACGAGGCCGTCGTATCCACAGCTGGCTGGCACTGCCGCCCGGCTTTGATGAAAACAAAAAGTACCCGCTGGTGCTGTTCATCCACGGCGGCCCGCACAGTTCGTCACGCGATGCCGACCACGTGCGCTGGAGTCCGCACCTGCTGGCCGCACCGGGCTACGTGGTGTTACTGACCGACTACACCGGCTCGGTCGGCTACGGCGAACAATTTGCCCGGAACATACAGGGCGACCCGCTGAGAACACCCGGCGATGAACTGATCGAAGCGGTGGACGAAGCCATCAAGCGATTTGTTTTCATCGATGGCGAGCGCCTGGCCGCGGCCGGCGCCAGCTACGGCGGGCATCTCGCCAACTGGCTGCAGGGCAACACCAAACGCTTCAAAGCGCTGATCAATCACGCCGGGCTGGTCGACCTTGAAGGCCAGTGGTCGAGCAGCGATGTCGTCTATCACCGCGAACTCACCAACGGCGGCCCAGCCTGGGGCGACAGCCCGATCTGGAAAGAACAAAGCCCGGCCACCTATGCCGACAACTGGTCCACGCCGATGCTGCTGACTATCGGCGAGAAAGACTACCGCGTGCCCGTCAACCAGACCATTGCCGCGTGGACTTACTTAAAGCGCAAGAACGTGCCGGGCAGACTGCTGGTCTACCATGACGCCAACCACTGGATCATGAAAGGCGCCGAGGCAAAGCACTACTGGGAGCAGGTGCATGAATGGCTGGCCCGGCACCTGAACCCTTAGCAGATAAAATGGCAACTGATCGCGATTACTGGGAACGCCACGCACGCAACTATGACGCTTCAATGTGGCTGCTCGGCCGCCCGCTGCCGCGCATGCTGGAGCTTGCCAGTGCAGCAGTACGTGACAAGCGAGTGCTGGAGGTAGCCGCCGGCACCGGCCTCGTAACGACAGCGATTGCACATACCGCCGATGAGGTTATCGCCACCGACTATGCAGCGGCCATGGTTGAGTCGCTTGAAAAGCGCGTTCGCGAGGACAATCTCGACAACGTAAGCTGCCAGCAGGCCGATATCTACCAGCTTCCTTTTGCCCCGGACGAGTTCGACGCGGTAGTTGCCGCCAACGTCCTGCACCTTGTTCCGGATCTCGGCGGCGCTGTTGCGAATATCAGGCGTATCCTTAAGCCGGACGGTATATTGGTCGCGCCGACTTTCTGCCACGACGAAACAATGACGGCATCGATCTTATCCCGGCTGATCGGGCTCAGCGGTTTTCCCGGCCACCGGCGCTTCACGGCGCAGTCGCTGATCGAGTCGCTCGAGCGTCACGGCCTGGACATCCGGCAGACGGAAGTCCTTCCCGGGCTCATCCCGATCGCTTACTTGGAAGGCACTTTCCCCGGCTGAGGTGCCCGGCGGCAATTACGCCGCGAAATCCCTAATCGGTTTCCAGCGGCAGCTCCGGGTCGGCCGCCCATTCCTGCAATGAGGCGGTGTACACGGCGACATTGGTAAAACCGAGCCGGTGCAGCACGAAGGCGTTGGCCGATGCCGCGATGCCGCCGCCGCAATAGGTGATCGTGCGGGCGTTGCGGTCGCCTTCAATCATCATGTCCATCTCATCGGCAGAACGGAACCGGCCGGTTTCATCGAACAGATTGGTGGTGGGAAGATTGCCGGCACCCGGGATATGCCCGGGGCGCGCGTACATCGACATTTGCCCCAGATAATGCGGTTCGGACATCGCATCGATCAGGCTGACGCTGTTGTTGCCGACTGCGGCGAGCACCTGGTCACGATCAACAATCAACGCGGGGCGCAGGTTAATACTGAGCTGCCCGGCCGGGCGTAATGCCGCTTCGGTCGACAACGTATACCCGGCATCGGTCCACGCCTTCAGCCCGCCATCGAGCAGGGCGGCATTATCGAAACCGATCCAGCGCAGCATCCACCACACCCGCGAGGCCCAGATGGAGTTGTAGTTGTCGTAAAGCACCACCCGCGTATCGTCGCCGACACCGAGCGCTGCCATCGCAGCGGCAAACTGCTCCGGTGCAGGCACCACAAAGTCCATCGGGTTATCGGTATCAGCCAGCTCACCCTTGAGATCGGCAAAGCCCGCACCGGGTATGTGACCGGCGGCGTAATTGTCACGACCACTCAGCGACAGCATGGTGCCGTCGTCCTGCGGCTGTATCATTACTGAGCTGTCGAGCACCACCAGGTCCGGGTCATCCAGATGCTGGTTCAGCCACTCGGCACTGACCAGCGTGTCCATGGCAGGGGTCGGCTCAGGCTGCTCGTCCAGCCCGGCACACCCGGCCAGGACCAGCGACAGCACCAGACCGGAAAACATTGCGATGCGCGAGATTGATACCACCTGACTACCCCCTATAACGTATTCGAGAGTATAGCGGCTGATAAGGACCGTGACCTTGTCTGCCCCGCGGTCAGGTACGCTGCAATGCCAAAGCCCGCCATGCCCAGGTGCAAAAGCCTGGCATACCATGGATATGAGTAGTCCTGGCTTGCCATGTTCTCCTCCCATATACCATTGAAGTGGTAGTAGCCCGGCAGATTGGGGGCGCCCGGCACACAAGTGAATCGGGCAAATGCCGGTTTTCGCGTCACATCGGGCAAATGCCCGATAGGGATGATCACTCCAGCCGGCAGGACACCGTGCGGCAAACAAGGGGATCCCCGGCCTTCTGCAAGCCTGCCCCTGGCCGCAGTTACCGACCGCAGAGCGGCCCGACGACGCCATCGTTTATCAGCTAAATGCCGATTGGCGGTTGTCGTGCGTCGAGCAAGCCCGTTTCTGCCGGCGTTCAATGCCCGACCGGGCAATTACGATGTATGAGTGACAAGCCTCGCGCCGGCAACGAGATCGGTCGTCGCGGAGGACCGGCTAATACGATGGCCGGTGTGTGAAGGTCACAACTAGGTCACCGTCCCTGCTTCCGTCGCCGTTTGCAGACGGGTGCAGGCAATTGTAATCCCCGCCACAACGCACGCCTGTCTGCTATGGTGGCACTGCTATAGCAGCGGAGCCGTGTCTTGATCGAAGTCCGTGACCTGCAGAAATCCTATGGCGATTTGCTGGCGGTAAAGGGGATCAGTTTTACCGCCCGTGACTCGACCGTCTTTGGCCTGCTGGGACCGAACGGGGCGGGCAAATCCACCGCAATCAACTGTATCTCCGGGCTGCTGAAACCCACTGCCGGCCATGTCGCAGTCGGTGGCCACAGCATCACCAAAGATGCCGTCAAGGCCAAGGCATCGCTCGGTATCGTGCCGCAGGAACTGGCGATCTACGAAGACCTTTCGGCCAGCGACAACCTCGCCTACTGGGGTGCGGCGTACGGGCTGAAAGGCACGAAGCTGAAAGAACGCGTCGCGCACGTGCTGGATCGCATCGGTCTTACCGATCGTGCCGGTGACCTGCCAAAAAACTATTCCGGCGGCATGAAGCGGCGGCTCAACTTCGGTTGCGGCCTGGTGCACGAGCCGAAGGTGCTGTTGCTCGACGAGCCCACCGTGGGTGTCGATCCGCAATCGCGCGAACGCCTGTTCGACCTGGTCGAAGATGAAAAAGCCAAGGGCACCTGCGTGCTGTACACCACCCATTACATGGAAGAAGCCGAGCGGTTTTGTGACGAGCTGGCGATCATGGATCACGGCGAGATCATTGCTGCCGGCACCTTGCAGGCATTACGCGCACAGGTCGGTGAAAAAGACATCCTGCAGTTATCCGGCACCTTTGATGTGCCCGCGGTCGAAACCGCCATCGCGCCATTAAACGCCGATGTACTCACACTCAGCACCGATACAGTGATGATTGCCGTCGCCGATGGCGCCGCTAACCTGCAGGCGTTTCTCAACGGTGTCAGTGCCACCGGTGCGGTGATCCGCGATACCCGGTTGTCCGAGCCCAACCTCGAAAGCCTGTTTTTGAAACTCACCGGCAAGGACCTGCGCGCCTGATGCGGTTTGTCTTTATAACCGTCTGGAAGGAACTGAAGCGGCGCTTCAACGATCCCGGCGGCCTGCTGCAGGCCATGCTGATACCGTTTGCCGTCGGCGCCTTGATCGTCACGGCGGTGGGCGGCGGCGGATCGAGCATCACAGCCGAGCTGATGGTCACTGACCTGGATGACAGCTTTTTGAGCCAGGGCATTTTGAGTGCGCTGGGCCAGGGCCAGCTTGCCGAGATGATTACGCTGGAAGAAGTCACGCTGGAAGACGGCGAGCAGCGTATCAACAAGGGCGAGAGTTCGGCGCACCTGGTCATCCCGGCAGGTTTTGCCGATGCCTGGCTCGACCGCGCACCGTTCACACTGCCGCTGACGGTCAATCCGTCGCGCAGTATTACACCCCAGCTGATTCGCGAAACGCTCGAGGCCCTGCTCGACGTCGGCGATTACCTGCACAAGGTATTCGGCACCGAAATTGAGCTGATCAGCCAGGCACTGCAGGACGGCGATACCGATTTCCCCGTAGAAGATATGTCTGCCGGTATTTCGGGCAAGATGACCGGCATCGCCGGGCTGGTGTTTCCACCGGCGGTGACCGTCGCAGATGCGACACCCCAACCGGAAGGCACGAATTTCAGCGCACCGCTGTTAATGCTACCCGGCATCCTGCTGATGGCGGCGTTTTTCGCGGCCAATGGCCAGTCCAGCAACTTCTGGGCCGAACGGGAAAAAGGCACGCTGTCACGCTGGGTGGCCAGCCCCAATGCGTTCTTTGCCTACTGGGTGGCGCAGTGGTTTACCGCGATGCTGCTCACCGCGCTGGTCGCCGCACCGATCATGCTGGTGGGTTTTTTCTATGTC comes from Gammaproteobacteria bacterium and encodes:
- a CDS encoding ABC transporter ATP-binding protein, encoding MIEVRDLQKSYGDLLAVKGISFTARDSTVFGLLGPNGAGKSTAINCISGLLKPTAGHVAVGGHSITKDAVKAKASLGIVPQELAIYEDLSASDNLAYWGAAYGLKGTKLKERVAHVLDRIGLTDRAGDLPKNYSGGMKRRLNFGCGLVHEPKVLLLDEPTVGVDPQSRERLFDLVEDEKAKGTCVLYTTHYMEEAERFCDELAIMDHGEIIAAGTLQALRAQVGEKDILQLSGTFDVPAVETAIAPLNADVLTLSTDTVMIAVADGAANLQAFLNGVSATGAVIRDTRLSEPNLESLFLKLTGKDLRA
- a CDS encoding ABC transporter permease, whose translation is MRFVFITVWKELKRRFNDPGGLLQAMLIPFAVGALIVTAVGGGGSSITAELMVTDLDDSFLSQGILSALGQGQLAEMITLEEVTLEDGEQRINKGESSAHLVIPAGFADAWLDRAPFTLPLTVNPSRSITPQLIRETLEALLDVGDYLHKVFGTEIELISQALQDGDTDFPVEDMSAGISGKMTGIAGLVFPPAVTVADATPQPEGTNFSAPLLMLPGILLMAAFFAANGQSSNFWAEREKGTLSRWVASPNAFFAYWVAQWFTAMLLTALVAAPIMLVGFFYVGISFEKYFTTLAWLTLTGPILFALLTLIQVMSPSRKTGSMIATLVMFPLLMIGGSFFPTEAMPDFIGALANYTPNGRVLEPMKGYFSGAHGASGLFADLWGILLVAVVLLFVAGHLSARRTLQ
- a CDS encoding S9 family peptidase, producing MRQLYAVLALFFVITPAVADDAAAGLRAVTHEDVWLMWRPGTPAVSPDGRWAVFSVTEPSYNKDDEVKDLWVVPVDGSRQARRLTATKSSESDLAWSPDSTKIAFSAKRDDNDDAVTQVYVLDMTGPGEAIQLTDWPTGARKPKWSPDGRRIAFEVRLYPGIPAEIEATREEKKRRDAQDNNVSSYENFPIRRWDKWRDNLHTQLAVQDGETGSKVSFPLAGSKLIEQTGYAGVPTRSGDTLAAEWAPDGSGLVFSATTNLHEAAFSKTFYHLYYAAADGSEVRPLTEGTQWVCHSAKFAPDGKSLVCQYDPVTEFVYENDELARLPWPVRGEPQVLTDAFDRSVGGWTFSSNGRSLYIIALDHARTRLFTVPARGGTVKALHPDSSGVYAGVEAAGRHLVARWESSAVPAEIVRVDARTGRHTPLTSFNTERAAKLDRQPYREFWFESSRGRRIHSWLALPPGFDENKKYPLVLFIHGGPHSSSRDADHVRWSPHLLAAPGYVVLLTDYTGSVGYGEQFARNIQGDPLRTPGDELIEAVDEAIKRFVFIDGERLAAAGASYGGHLANWLQGNTKRFKALINHAGLVDLEGQWSSSDVVYHRELTNGGPAWGDSPIWKEQSPATYADNWSTPMLLTIGEKDYRVPVNQTIAAWTYLKRKNVPGRLLVYHDANHWIMKGAEAKHYWEQVHEWLARHLNP
- a CDS encoding sulfurtransferase, whose product is MVSISRIAMFSGLVLSLVLAGCAGLDEQPEPTPAMDTLVSAEWLNQHLDDPDLVVLDSSVMIQPQDDGTMLSLSGRDNYAAGHIPGAGFADLKGELADTDNPMDFVVPAPEQFAAAMAALGVGDDTRVVLYDNYNSIWASRVWWMLRWIGFDNAALLDGGLKAWTDAGYTLSTEAALRPAGQLSINLRPALIVDRDQVLAAVGNNSVSLIDAMSEPHYLGQMSMYARPGHIPGAGNLPTTNLFDETGRFRSADEMDMMIEGDRNARTITYCGGGIAASANAFVLHRLGFTNVAVYTASLQEWAADPELPLETD
- a CDS encoding Uma2 family endonuclease, translating into MSNAAAPQAMTLDELYRLPDDEQRYELVNGWLVSEPPPGARHGRIATRIATLLDTWARRHRTGVVLSCDTGFVLHETPDTVRAPDVAFVTLERYQALADERRAIPGAPDLAVEVLSPGNTRAEIHARVADYLAAGSTLVWVIDADLESVFSYCSLFQPQPHSGSDELAAADLLPGFSIAVSDIFSI
- a CDS encoding class I SAM-dependent methyltransferase, with the protein product MWLLGRPLPRMLELASAAVRDKRVLEVAAGTGLVTTAIAHTADEVIATDYAAAMVESLEKRVREDNLDNVSCQQADIYQLPFAPDEFDAVVAANVLHLVPDLGGAVANIRRILKPDGILVAPTFCHDETMTASILSRLIGLSGFPGHRRFTAQSLIESLERHGLDIRQTEVLPGLIPIAYLEGTFPG